The Malaclemys terrapin pileata isolate rMalTer1 chromosome 2, rMalTer1.hap1, whole genome shotgun sequence nucleotide sequence aggggatagggttctagggggccagttaggatggggggaaggtctcaggagggggcagtcaggggacaaggagtggggggggttaggggttctgagggggtgggaattgggagggagtggaaggggcaggggcggggcgagggcaggatggggcggggctagggtggggctcctcccatcctcttttttgattgttgaaatatagTAACCCTATGCAGAAGCACCCCAGGCCTAAACCCACAAACCCTTACTaagaaaaaggttttaaaagcttttccctaTGTTTTTAGTAAGAACAATTTGAAGCAGCCTTTTTAAGTTAGTGGATTAGAAAAGAAGACCACTTTGAAAATCAAGTCTAGCTGAAgatatagccggggagatgacattggacataagaaggataggggggaaggacacaaagaggCCTGTAACATATAgtgttactaatgggagacaggctaaacaacatacattagggtgcttatacaccaatgcgagaagcctaggtaataaaatggaggaattggagctcttggtccgagaattgcaaccggatatcgtaggaataactgaaacgtggtggaacggcagtcacgactggaatacaggtatggaggggtatgcgctgtttaggaaagaccggaacaaaggtaagggtggcggggtggcattgtatgtcaatagtgagataagctgtaaagaaataatagttgatggaatagataacacggaatccgtctgggcaatactcacactgggtaaaaggactactagagcctccccggggatagtgcttggggtgtgctatagaccgccggggtcgacccaggatatggataaagaactatttaatgtgtttagagaagtaaatactaataggaactgtgtaattatgggggactttaacttcccggatatagattggggaacaaacgctagtagcaataatagggctcagatgttcctagatgtgcttgctgatcatttccttcatcaagtggtagccgaaccgacgaggggggaggccattttagatttgattttggtgactagtgaggacctcgttgaggaagtggtagtaggggacaacttgggctccagcgatcatgagctaatttgctttaaactaaatggaaggagtaacagaattaaatcaaagactagggtttataattttaaaaaggccaattttaacaaactaaggggactggtaagggaagtggattgggcaaacgtattaatgaatcttaaggcagataaagcctgggattactttaagttaaagatgcatgagctgtcagaggcctgtatcccaaaaaagggaaaaagattactaagcaagagatttagaccgagctggatgagcgaccgactcaaaggggcgataaggaagaaacagaaagcgtacaaagagtggaagaggggagggatcagtaaggaaacttaccttagtgaagtcagagaatgtagagatagagtgagaaaggccaaaagccatgtagagttggacctagtgaggggaattaaaagcaatagtaagaggttttacagccatataaataggaggaaagcaaagaaagaagaagtaggaccgctgaagactatagccggagaggagattaaagataatctaggcatggcgcaatatctcaacgaatattttgcatcagtgtttaatgaggccaatgaagatattagggatactagcaccgtgacagaggggcaaacagaatgggggattaccaTATCAGAGGTAGAAACAAAGctcgaacgccttaatggggctaagtcgggaggaccggacgatcttcatccgagaatattgaaggaattagcgcgagaaatagcaggcccattagcgataatatttaatgaatctgtaaactcgggggtggttccgttagactggagaatagctaatgcggttcctattttcaagaaagggaaaaaaagtgatccgggtaactacaggcctgttagtttaacatctgtagtgtgcaaggtgctggagaaaattctgaaagagaaactagttgag carries:
- the LOC128833018 gene encoding uncharacterized protein LOC128833018 isoform X2 — protein: MTLDIRRIGGKDTKRPVTYSVTNGRQAKQHTLGCLYTNARSLGNKMEELELLVRELQPDIVGITETWWNGSHDWNTEDSLSTPKRCLKETGTKDSNYGGVSDCWTQTRRKSSLLKKLIGTSLRVIN